The genomic DNA CAGAGCCTGACCGTTCAGAGCGCCATTGAAACCCGCCGCAGCATTCGCCAGTACCATCCCGACATGCCAAGAAGCCATTTGCTGGAAATTCTGCGACTGGCAACCCTGGCCCCCAGTGCCTTCAATGCACAGCCCTGGAGATTCGCTGTGGTGGAAAACCCCGAGCTGAAAGAGCAACTGAAAGCCGTTTCCTACAACCAATCGCAGATCACCTCTGCCCCTTACACCATCGTGGTCTACAGCGATGCAGAAGACACCCTGAAAACCGCTGTGGAAACCTCACACCCACACTTTGGAGAAGAAGGCAAAGTGCGACAGGTGCAGAGCATCGAAAAGTCCCTGTCGAAACTGAGTGTGCAGGAGCGGGCCAGATGGGGCGACACCCAGGCCAACATTGTGCTGGGCATCCTGATGGTGGCGGCCAGAGGTCTGGGTTATGACACCGTGCCCATGATGGGCTTCGATCAGACCAAGGTGAAACAGCTTCTGGGTC from Deinococcus cellulosilyticus NBRC 106333 = KACC 11606 includes the following:
- a CDS encoding nitroreductase family protein; protein product: MPVLDPIPQSLTVQSAIETRRSIRQYHPDMPRSHLLEILRLATLAPSAFNAQPWRFAVVENPELKEQLKAVSYNQSQITSAPYTIVVYSDAEDTLKTAVETSHPHFGEEGKVRQVQSIEKSLSKLSVQERARWGDTQANIVLGILMVAARGLGYDTVPMMGFDQTKVKQLLGLPDHVIITALLPIGRAAELGRPHHRHSLERVTRFY